In Paludibaculum fermentans, the genomic stretch ACGCAACTGGCGCTGATGGCCGCGCTCATGCCGTACGTTTCGGCGGCGCGGGCCACGGCGAGAGGAGCAATGCTGCCGCCCAGCCAGCCGATGGAGTTCATCAGGCCGAGGGCGGTGGCGCGGTTCTCGGGTTTCACGACGTCATATAGGGACGCCCAGATGTTGGCGTCGTAGAGGCCTTTCGAGAAGCCGAAGCCGGCCATGCCGAGGACGAGCATGGGAACGGAGAGCGTCCAGCCAGCGAGGAATATAAACGGAATGCCCAGCAGCAGGCCCAGGGACTGCGTCCACATGCGGCCGGCGCGGCTGCGGCGCACGAAGCGATCGGCCAGGAAGCCGCCGGTCATGACGCCGCACACCGAGGCGATCTGCAGGTAGGCGGTGCCGTTGAGCCCGGCCATCGAGAGGCTCATGCCGAACTTCTCGAACAGGAACGTCGGCATCCAGGTGAGGAAGATCATGGCCACGAAGTTGGCGCCGACGAAGACGGTGATCAGGACCGGCACCATGCGGTGTTCAAAGGTGTGGCTGAGGGTAGCGAAGAGGTTCTTGTCGAGTTTGAGCGAGCCGTGTCCGCCGTCGTCACCGGGCTGTTCGGATTGCCCGCGCTTGGGCTCCTTCAGCAGCGCTACGAGGACGACGCCCAGCACTGTGCCGAGGAGGCCGAAGAGGTAGAAGCTGGAGCGCCAGCCGTAGTGCTGGCCCAGGTGGCCGGCCACGGCTCCGCCGGCGATGGTACCGGCGTAGACGCTGGACTGGTGGATGGCCATGGCTCGGGAGCGGGTGTCGCGGCCGTGATAGTCGCTGACCAGGGACATGGAGGCGGGGAAGTAGAAGGCTTCACCGAGTCCTTCGAGGGCGCGGAAGAGGACCAGTTGCCAGTAAGTGGTGGAGAAGGCAGTGGCCACGGTGACCAGCGACCAGAAGATGAGTCCGCCGATGATGAGGGTCTTGCGCTGGAGGCGGTCACCCACCATGCCGGCGAAGGGTCCGGAGAGGGCGTAGACCCACATGAAGGAGCTGCCGACGATCGCGAGTTGCGAAGTCGAGAGGTTCATTTGGCTCTTCAGGAGCGGAAAAACCGAGTAGATGGCCTGACGGTCCGCGTAGTTGAAGAAGCAGACGAACCACAGCATGCCGACGACGAACCATTTGTACCGAGAGAGAACCATTCTTGTTAGGAATACCGCAACCGAGGGGGGGCGTGCAGTGCGGAGCGCTTACATTGTGCCTTGGCCGCGAGGCGAGGTTGGATTGGCGGCCGTATGCAGGCAGGGCAACATGCCAGGAATACCGTCTGTTACACGCGTGAACTCTCGCCTGCTCCCCTTGTAATCCCAGGGGAACCTATGCGAATCTTCCATAGAAAGCACAGGGGAGCGGGATGGATAAGACGCAACTGGAACTCGTTCGTGGAACTCTCGACGTTCTGATTCTCAAGGCGCTGGTCTGGGGCCGGCTGCACGGGTACGCCATCACAAGCCTGATTCACCGCCAGACCGAGGAAGCGCTGCTGGTGGAAGAAGGCACGCTGTACCCCGCGCTGTGGCGGTTGGAGGCCAAAGGCCTGGTGGAAGCCGAGTGGGGCCTTTCCGAAAACAACCGGCGGGCCAAGTTTTATCAACTGACCTCTGAGGGGCGGCGGCAGCTGCGCGAAGAGACCAGGACGTGGGAGGCCTATTCGGCTGCCGTCAGCAAGATGCTGGGCGCCACGAAGCCTCCTTTGCCGGAGAAAGCCGGATGACCCACGTGCCCATGTGGCGGCGCTGGGCACGCATGTTTGGTGCGGACCCGGCTCGCGATGTCGAGGATGAACTGCAGTTCCACCTACTGATGAAGGTGGACGATCTGGTGGAGCAGGGCTGGCCTCGGGACGAGGCACGGAAGGAAGCCGAACGGCTATTCGGGGACTTGAGGAGCGTACGAGCCATGGGTGAACAAATGGGCCAGGAGATGCAGAGGTCGAAGGATCGCCGGGATTACTGGGGCGAGTTCGGGCAGGATCTGCGCTACGCGTTGCGGACCCTGCGCAAGGAGCGCGGATTCGCCATCATCAGCGTGCTGATTCTGGCCCTGGGCATCGCGGCCAACACAACGGTTTTCAGCGTGGTGAATGCAGTGCTGCTGCGGCCCCTGCCTTTCCCCGAGTCGCAGAATCTGGCGTGGCTGCGGGCGGACCGCGGGATGGATGAACAGGGCAAGGCGACAGCCGGGCTTTCCGCCGTGACCTATACGGTGGCGGCTTTTGAGGAGTACCAGCAGCACAACAAGTCGTTCCAGAGCGTGACCGGCTTCAATCCCTTCTACGGCAGCAGCGAATACACGATGACTGGCCGTGGAGAGCCTCGGCCCGTGGTGGCAGTGATGGTGGCCGAGAACTTCTTCCCGTTGCTTGGCGTGAGGCCGATGCTGGGGCGCCATTTTGTTCACGAGGAATGCGT encodes the following:
- a CDS encoding MFS transporter, translating into MVLSRYKWFVVGMLWFVCFFNYADRQAIYSVFPLLKSQMNLSTSQLAIVGSSFMWVYALSGPFAGMVGDRLQRKTLIIGGLIFWSLVTVATAFSTTYWQLVLFRALEGLGEAFYFPASMSLVSDYHGRDTRSRAMAIHQSSVYAGTIAGGAVAGHLGQHYGWRSSFYLFGLLGTVLGVVLVALLKEPKRGQSEQPGDDGGHGSLKLDKNLFATLSHTFEHRMVPVLITVFVGANFVAMIFLTWMPTFLFEKFGMSLSMAGLNGTAYLQIASVCGVMTGGFLADRFVRRSRAGRMWTQSLGLLLGIPFIFLAGWTLSVPMLVLGMAGFGFSKGLYDANIWASLYDVVKPENRATALGLMNSIGWLGGSIAPLAVARAAETYGMSAAISASCVVYLIVGLLLIYGIKAFMKPTEPAPVTA
- a CDS encoding PadR family transcriptional regulator, with product MDKTQLELVRGTLDVLILKALVWGRLHGYAITSLIHRQTEEALLVEEGTLYPALWRLEAKGLVEAEWGLSENNRRAKFYQLTSEGRRQLREETRTWEAYSAAVSKMLGATKPPLPEKAG